One genomic window of Acidobacteriota bacterium includes the following:
- a CDS encoding flagellar biosynthetic protein FliO: protein MTLMLALAQAPDPSFGIDGGGLIRAFIGLVVVLGVIGLLAWLLRRGVITLPGQSTKGPLAVHSTLQLGERRSLAIVSVEGRRLLIGLTPTQVTLLTELGEGPAPFERVLDGRSSGPVAGQS, encoded by the coding sequence ATGACGCTGATGCTGGCTCTCGCGCAGGCTCCAGACCCGTCCTTCGGGATCGACGGCGGCGGGCTCATCCGCGCGTTCATTGGTCTGGTGGTCGTGCTCGGCGTCATCGGCCTTCTCGCCTGGCTGCTGCGCCGCGGCGTCATCACGCTGCCCGGCCAGTCCACCAAGGGCCCACTCGCCGTTCACAGCACGCTCCAACTGGGTGAGCGGCGCTCGCTCGCCATCGTGTCGGTTGAAGGGCGGCGCCTCCTGATCGGACTGACGCCGACGCAGGTGACCCTGCTGACCGAACTTGGCGAAGGGCCGGCGCCTTTCGAGCGCGTCCTCGACGGTCGGTCGAGCGGCCCGGTGGCGGGCCAGTCATGA
- a CDS encoding FliM/FliN family flagellar motor C-terminal domain-containing protein, whose amino-acid sequence MSSSPILSSSSEPEAASAAPVDTQSPFPGLMDVVCKVNIRLGTRRITVRECLALRQHSIIRLTQPIGDDLHVCVEDVLLAKGEVVMVDDSTSIRLTDTSPDQLPEVEV is encoded by the coding sequence ATGTCCTCTTCTCCGATTTTGTCGTCCAGTTCTGAACCAGAGGCCGCGTCGGCTGCCCCGGTCGATACCCAGTCGCCGTTTCCGGGACTGATGGACGTGGTGTGCAAGGTCAACATCCGGCTCGGGACCCGGCGCATCACCGTTCGCGAGTGCCTGGCGCTCAGGCAACACAGCATCATCCGCCTGACGCAGCCGATCGGCGACGACCTGCACGTCTGCGTCGAGGATGTGCTGCTGGCCAAAGGCGAGGTGGTGATGGTTGATGACAGCACCTCGATTCGCCTGACCGACACCTCTCCGGATCAGCTGCCCGAGGTCGAGGTGTGA
- a CDS encoding flagellar basal body-associated FliL family protein, which translates to MDESKPAAATAAQKPGAAAPDKKPAPNASKKKGKFGLILGIVIGVLVLAGGGAAAYWKLRPAPPAPAAGGAAGEGHGVAEAAETHPAGVVSFEPFLVNLAGGSGQTYLRVTLKLLVGSEEDAKLLQESEVAKARMRSAILEVLATQSADTLVTVEGKAQLKKALVEQVSALKQKTEVRDVLFSDFVVQF; encoded by the coding sequence ATGGACGAATCGAAACCCGCCGCCGCGACCGCAGCCCAGAAACCGGGAGCCGCTGCCCCGGACAAGAAGCCCGCGCCCAACGCGTCCAAGAAGAAGGGCAAGTTCGGCCTGATTCTCGGCATCGTCATTGGCGTCCTGGTGCTCGCCGGAGGTGGCGCCGCCGCCTACTGGAAGTTGCGCCCCGCACCTCCCGCGCCGGCGGCTGGGGGCGCCGCCGGCGAAGGTCACGGCGTGGCTGAAGCGGCCGAGACGCACCCGGCCGGCGTCGTGTCGTTCGAGCCGTTCCTGGTCAACCTGGCTGGCGGCAGTGGCCAGACGTATCTCCGGGTCACGCTGAAGCTGCTGGTCGGGTCGGAAGAAGACGCCAAGTTGCTCCAGGAGAGCGAAGTCGCCAAGGCCAGGATGCGTTCCGCGATTCTCGAAGTGCTGGCCACGCAGTCGGCCGACACCCTCGTCACCGTGGAGGGGAAGGCTCAGCTCAAGAAAGCGCTCGTGGAACAGGTTTCGGCCCTCAAACAGAAAACAGAAGTGCGCGATGTCCTCTTCTCCGATTTTGTCGTCCAGTTCTGA
- a CDS encoding flagellar hook-length control protein FliK, with protein sequence MIAVSVGGEGCAAPFGARTSPSKASFGSALEDALDGAALKNAPPLGKDGAAADARQDAGGPTPRGDGLPEDDHRAATGSWTIGDVLAMARAAAGGGRRGVAGGAHIRPNDVGGVIPDPRASSQIGEAAAIADASQGTATASVAADEPIKNAQAHHKENQTPFAAAVQVDALPADVPPCATTTANHLSDEAQGLDGQNASEQQDQHAGVEGASGTGAMPGAPTPGLPDVASIVASHGMAREDINELAGNAQQSAPGSGVVSPAGTIGTLDASPTGTLAGDSANQFSTAPSASGPAPRQTRTTGEFARAFAGRFGHRAASGAATPGVPDIASTAASQGMARDDITELAANAQESAPGRGNSPPAGTTGVLEAALTSTLAGDSANPFSNPILASGPAPRQIQTTGELSRASTGQLGSSLGDVPPSGTFSLLGAAVPEGVAQAGGGSAESMAAGIRASLARFLNLDVRPSTARPVTAGNEPRLVSGPLAFVADSGTVAVPAQGAEQTTSQAGVAEAGKTPFQIAHQEPIESPIWARNELAKAARLSQDIIQQVQLAAAGTDPRGGDASLDRSADRNPTREGSARPAQPFGLPVGPGASTGVGGSLATTPSTSTAVRSGETIPEPTTESGSLTHSIVRVMKLQWSQGGGEVQLRLRPEHLGELTVALRVESGAVSATLRSDSPLVRAWIEQHQQDLRTGLKESGLTLERLSVDPDGRPRDNREGDMYQPEPRAYPKRRLPTTQFESRI encoded by the coding sequence ATGATCGCTGTGTCGGTCGGAGGTGAGGGCTGCGCGGCTCCTTTCGGAGCGCGCACCTCGCCTTCCAAAGCCTCGTTCGGATCGGCACTGGAGGACGCCTTGGACGGCGCGGCGCTCAAGAACGCGCCGCCTCTTGGCAAAGACGGCGCGGCCGCTGACGCCCGACAGGACGCAGGCGGGCCGACTCCGCGTGGAGACGGTCTGCCGGAGGATGATCACAGGGCGGCCACCGGTTCCTGGACGATTGGCGATGTTCTCGCGATGGCGCGAGCCGCAGCCGGCGGCGGCAGGCGCGGGGTCGCGGGTGGCGCACACATCCGCCCCAATGATGTCGGCGGAGTGATTCCAGATCCGCGGGCATCGAGCCAGATCGGAGAGGCTGCGGCAATTGCCGACGCCTCTCAGGGAACAGCCACCGCATCAGTCGCTGCCGACGAACCGATCAAGAACGCGCAAGCCCATCACAAAGAAAACCAGACGCCCTTCGCGGCTGCTGTTCAGGTTGACGCACTACCCGCCGACGTTCCGCCGTGTGCGACGACGACCGCCAATCACCTGTCGGACGAAGCTCAGGGCCTCGACGGCCAGAACGCCTCAGAACAACAGGACCAGCACGCAGGTGTCGAAGGAGCGAGCGGGACCGGTGCGATGCCTGGAGCCCCGACGCCAGGGCTTCCGGACGTGGCCTCGATCGTGGCATCTCACGGAATGGCTCGCGAGGACATCAATGAACTCGCTGGAAACGCTCAGCAATCGGCGCCCGGAAGTGGCGTCGTCTCGCCAGCCGGGACAATCGGAACTCTCGACGCGTCCCCGACCGGCACGTTGGCCGGTGATAGCGCCAACCAGTTTTCGACGGCCCCCTCGGCGAGCGGGCCGGCTCCGCGCCAGACTCGGACGACCGGCGAATTCGCCCGTGCCTTCGCGGGGCGGTTCGGGCACCGCGCGGCGTCGGGAGCCGCAACGCCAGGAGTTCCGGATATTGCGTCGACCGCGGCATCTCAGGGAATGGCTCGCGACGACATTACTGAGCTCGCTGCAAACGCTCAGGAATCGGCGCCCGGACGTGGCAACTCTCCGCCGGCCGGCACGACCGGTGTTCTTGAGGCGGCCCTGACCAGTACGTTGGCCGGCGACAGCGCCAACCCGTTCTCGAATCCCATCTTGGCGAGCGGGCCGGCGCCGCGCCAGATTCAGACGACCGGCGAACTTTCCCGTGCCTCCACGGGGCAGCTCGGGTCCAGCCTCGGGGATGTGCCGCCCAGCGGCACGTTTTCGTTGCTCGGCGCCGCCGTGCCCGAAGGTGTGGCGCAGGCCGGTGGCGGGAGTGCCGAGTCGATGGCCGCGGGCATTCGGGCGTCACTCGCCAGGTTCCTCAATTTAGATGTCAGACCATCGACCGCCCGGCCAGTGACCGCAGGCAACGAGCCGCGCCTGGTTTCCGGCCCGCTGGCATTCGTGGCCGATTCCGGGACCGTCGCGGTCCCCGCGCAGGGCGCAGAGCAGACTACGAGCCAGGCAGGCGTCGCCGAGGCTGGGAAGACGCCCTTCCAGATCGCCCATCAGGAGCCGATCGAATCGCCGATCTGGGCACGAAACGAACTCGCCAAAGCGGCAAGGTTGTCTCAGGACATCATTCAGCAGGTGCAACTAGCTGCAGCCGGGACGGATCCGCGCGGTGGGGACGCAAGCCTAGATCGGTCGGCGGACCGCAATCCCACCCGGGAAGGATCGGCGCGACCAGCCCAGCCGTTCGGGTTGCCGGTTGGTCCGGGCGCGTCAACCGGCGTTGGAGGCTCACTGGCCACCACACCTTCGACTTCGACTGCGGTTCGGTCTGGCGAGACCATTCCCGAGCCCACGACCGAGTCCGGCTCATTGACGCATTCGATTGTCCGCGTGATGAAGCTCCAGTGGAGCCAGGGAGGCGGCGAAGTCCAGTTGCGGCTCAGACCGGAACATCTGGGCGAATTGACCGTCGCGCTGCGCGTCGAATCAGGGGCCGTGTCGGCGACGCTCCGCTCGGATTCGCCCTTGGTTCGTGCCTGGATTGAGCAGCACCAGCAGGATCTGAGGACCGGTCTCAAGGAATCGGGGCTGACGCTTGAGCGGCTGTCGGTCGACCCGGATGGCCGGCCGCGCGACAACCGGGAGGGTGACATGTACCAGCCCGAGCCGCGGGCGTACCCGAAGCGCCGATTGCCGACCACCCAGTTCGAGTCGCGGATCTAG
- a CDS encoding flagellar hook protein FlgE, translating into MAAGSFSAGLSGLNANSAYLSVIGNNLANINTVAYKASAVSFQDLVSQSITGSSDNPMQVGLGVKIGSVSPVFSQGAISNTSDATNVAVQGAGFFVVAGPEGQSYTRAGDFSFDANGVLVTPDGHAVQGWTTTDPTTGRVVTTAQPSDITISPGVLRAPVATASFKTLTNLDSAAAVNDEFTTSVQVYDALGKSHVMTITYTNTAPGAWDVNFELPGAEATGGTPGTPFSVAAASLEFDATGQLAKVTPTNPAAGGGDLTAGTPVPLAAVTFATPAWVDGAAANAMSWDIIDANGAGALTGFRSTSATSSITQNGSGSGMINNISVASDGTIVAALGAGQTLSVGQIALASFNNPKGLVKLGSSRYGSSEAAGLPNIGVAGTGGRGTFIGSALEQSNVDIAQEFTQMILAQRGYQANSKTITVSDEIMVDTLGMKR; encoded by the coding sequence ATGGCAGCAGGATCATTTTCCGCAGGTCTTTCGGGGCTCAACGCCAATTCAGCCTACCTCAGTGTCATCGGCAACAACCTGGCGAACATCAACACAGTGGCGTACAAAGCGAGCGCCGTCAGCTTTCAGGATCTGGTGAGCCAGTCCATCACGGGCTCGAGCGACAACCCGATGCAGGTGGGCCTAGGCGTCAAGATCGGATCGGTGTCGCCGGTGTTCAGCCAGGGAGCGATCTCCAACACCAGCGATGCCACCAACGTCGCCGTCCAGGGTGCCGGCTTCTTCGTCGTTGCCGGACCGGAGGGCCAGTCGTATACTCGCGCGGGCGATTTCAGTTTCGACGCGAATGGCGTACTGGTCACGCCAGACGGTCACGCCGTTCAGGGCTGGACGACGACCGACCCGACCACGGGCAGGGTGGTGACCACGGCCCAGCCGAGCGACATCACCATCTCGCCGGGTGTGCTGCGCGCGCCAGTGGCGACCGCGTCGTTCAAGACCCTGACCAACCTGGATTCGGCCGCGGCCGTGAACGACGAGTTCACGACGTCGGTGCAGGTCTACGACGCGCTCGGCAAGTCTCACGTGATGACGATCACCTACACCAACACCGCTCCCGGAGCGTGGGACGTGAACTTCGAACTGCCCGGGGCCGAGGCGACGGGAGGAACTCCCGGCACGCCATTCTCGGTCGCAGCCGCATCGTTGGAATTCGACGCCACGGGGCAGCTGGCTAAAGTGACCCCGACCAACCCAGCCGCCGGCGGCGGTGACCTCACGGCGGGTACACCTGTTCCTCTCGCGGCCGTCACCTTCGCCACCCCCGCGTGGGTTGATGGCGCGGCCGCCAATGCGATGAGCTGGGACATCATCGATGCCAATGGAGCCGGCGCCCTGACCGGATTCCGGTCGACGTCGGCCACCTCGTCTATCACCCAGAACGGCAGCGGCTCCGGGATGATCAACAATATCAGCGTCGCGTCCGACGGTACCATAGTCGCCGCCCTTGGAGCCGGCCAGACGTTGTCGGTCGGTCAGATTGCGCTTGCCTCATTCAACAACCCGAAAGGTCTCGTCAAGCTCGGGTCGAGCCGTTACGGCTCGAGCGAGGCGGCAGGCCTGCCGAACATCGGGGTGGCTGGCACAGGCGGTCGGGGAACCTTTATCGGCAGCGCGCTCGAGCAGTCCAATGTCGATATCGCTCAGGAATTCACGCAGATGATCCTGGCCCAGCGCGGGTACCAGGCCAATTCGAAAACCATTACGGTGTCCGACGAGATCATGGTCGATACGCTCGGTATGAAGCGGTAA
- a CDS encoding flagellar FliJ family protein: MRSFVFRAHAALDLRRRRDEDAQRELAAANAAVARAETERDASVQACEQAKVRATDEQRRGGDLAILMWYRNWIVLQRRDIARRHEVVASRRQDAQSARDRAIRTHVDVRVLENLKQRQWRAYTIEVQRAEQKEIDWLAVLRSLTPAAGLEESE; this comes from the coding sequence ATGCGTTCCTTTGTCTTCCGCGCGCACGCCGCGCTCGATCTGCGCCGCCGACGAGACGAGGACGCGCAGCGGGAATTGGCTGCGGCAAATGCGGCGGTCGCCCGCGCGGAGACCGAACGTGACGCCTCCGTGCAGGCCTGCGAACAGGCGAAGGTGCGGGCGACCGACGAACAGCGGCGCGGCGGCGACCTCGCCATCTTGATGTGGTACCGAAATTGGATAGTCCTTCAGCGGCGCGACATCGCCAGGCGGCACGAGGTGGTCGCGAGCCGACGACAGGACGCACAATCGGCTCGAGACCGCGCGATCCGCACACATGTTGATGTCCGCGTGCTGGAGAACCTGAAACAGCGTCAGTGGCGCGCCTACACGATCGAGGTTCAGCGCGCCGAGCAGAAGGAGATTGACTGGCTCGCCGTACTGCGCTCGCTGACGCCGGCCGCCGGTCTTGAGGAGTCTGAATGA
- a CDS encoding FliI/YscN family ATPase, with protein MQVSGRVVRTVGLIVESRGPRARVGEVCELRRHGDEPVLPLEVVGFREGLLLTVPLGTTSGIRPGDVIIARGGAATVSVGDGLLGRVVDGLGKPIDSQGPISTTEDYALQPPPLNPLDRDPVVTPIGTGVRAIDGLLTVGRGQRLGLFGGSGVGKSTLMGMMARGTSADVTVIGLVGERGREVRTFLEHDLGAEGLRRAVVVVSTSDSPSLLRLRAAYTATAIAEYFRDQGKQVLLLMDSVTRFAMAQREVGLAAGEPPTAKGYPPSVFALLPQLLERAGNVRGRGGITAFYTVLVEGDDHNEPVADAVRAILDGHVVLSRDLASSNHYPAIDVLQSVSRTMPDVTTVEHRVKAGRVREWLATIRGAEDLVNVGAYVAGSNPRIDEALARRDSITSFLRQSADAPCNSTAAFQALLAV; from the coding sequence ATGCAGGTGTCAGGGCGCGTGGTTCGCACCGTAGGCCTGATTGTCGAATCGCGCGGGCCGAGAGCCCGGGTGGGTGAGGTGTGCGAACTGCGCCGCCACGGGGATGAGCCGGTGCTCCCCCTCGAGGTCGTCGGGTTCCGCGAAGGGTTGTTGCTCACTGTTCCGCTCGGCACGACGTCGGGCATCAGGCCTGGTGATGTGATCATCGCGCGTGGAGGCGCCGCGACCGTTTCGGTGGGCGACGGATTGCTCGGCCGTGTCGTCGACGGACTGGGGAAGCCGATTGACAGCCAGGGACCGATTTCGACGACCGAAGACTACGCCCTGCAGCCGCCGCCGCTGAACCCGCTCGACCGCGATCCGGTCGTGACGCCAATCGGCACCGGCGTGCGGGCAATCGACGGCCTGCTCACCGTCGGGCGCGGACAGCGTCTCGGCCTGTTTGGCGGCAGCGGCGTCGGCAAGAGCACGCTGATGGGCATGATGGCCCGAGGCACCTCGGCCGATGTTACGGTGATTGGCCTGGTCGGCGAGCGCGGACGCGAGGTCCGCACGTTTCTCGAACACGATCTCGGGGCCGAAGGCCTGCGCCGCGCCGTGGTAGTCGTCTCGACCTCCGACAGCCCGTCGCTGCTGCGGCTGCGCGCGGCCTACACGGCCACCGCCATTGCGGAGTACTTCAGGGACCAGGGCAAGCAGGTCCTGTTGCTGATGGATTCGGTCACGCGCTTCGCGATGGCGCAGCGCGAAGTGGGGCTGGCCGCAGGCGAACCGCCGACGGCGAAAGGCTACCCGCCATCCGTCTTCGCGCTGCTGCCGCAGTTGCTCGAACGCGCCGGCAATGTCCGGGGCCGCGGCGGCATCACGGCGTTCTACACGGTGCTGGTCGAAGGCGACGATCACAACGAACCGGTGGCCGACGCGGTGCGCGCGATTCTCGACGGGCACGTCGTGCTGTCGCGCGATCTGGCCTCGTCCAATCACTATCCGGCCATCGACGTTCTCCAGAGCGTCAGCCGAACGATGCCCGACGTCACCACGGTCGAGCACCGGGTCAAGGCCGGCCGCGTCCGCGAATGGCTCGCGACGATCCGCGGCGCCGAGGATCTGGTCAACGTGGGTGCGTACGTCGCCGGCAGCAATCCCAGAATCGACGAAGCGCTTGCTCGACGTGACAGTATCACGTCCTTCCTGCGTCAATCCGCCGACGCTCCGTGCAACTCCACGGCTGCGTTCCAGGCGCTGCTCGCCGTCTGA
- a CDS encoding FliH/SctL family protein — MSSKGQRITGGNVVPFDWGLRHASDPGNAPPSPPVPAPTSEGGDAQSRLAKLEREAFATAYAQGEKAGHEAGAKRADAMLRRMADTLKELEDLRQTIIRQTERQVVQLALSIAQRILRREVQVDQELTCAMARVALDRLGEVASIRIRLNPDDHAAITARHGPAWAGRNVTIEADPAINRGGCLIESPFGFIDASVEAQFKVIEQTLAADEPVEVRVVGPRAS, encoded by the coding sequence ATGTCGTCTAAAGGCCAGCGCATCACCGGCGGGAACGTCGTGCCCTTTGACTGGGGGCTTCGCCACGCGAGCGATCCCGGCAACGCCCCCCCATCGCCGCCCGTCCCGGCGCCCACCAGCGAGGGCGGCGATGCCCAGTCGAGACTGGCCAAGCTCGAACGCGAGGCGTTCGCGACCGCGTACGCGCAGGGCGAGAAAGCCGGGCACGAAGCTGGCGCCAAACGCGCCGACGCCATGTTGCGGCGCATGGCCGACACCCTCAAAGAACTCGAAGACCTGCGACAGACCATCATCCGCCAGACGGAGCGCCAGGTCGTACAGCTCGCCCTGTCGATCGCGCAGCGGATCCTGCGCCGGGAGGTGCAGGTCGACCAGGAACTCACGTGCGCGATGGCGCGCGTGGCGCTCGACCGCCTGGGCGAAGTGGCCTCAATCAGGATCCGGTTGAATCCAGACGATCACGCGGCCATCACGGCCAGACACGGTCCGGCATGGGCCGGACGGAACGTGACGATCGAAGCGGACCCCGCCATCAATCGGGGCGGGTGTCTCATCGAATCGCCATTCGGGTTCATCGACGCCAGTGTCGAGGCCCAGTTCAAGGTGATCGAACAGACGTTGGCGGCCGACGAACCTGTCGAAGTGAGGGTGGTGGGTCCACGTGCCTCGTGA
- the fliG gene encoding flagellar motor switch protein FliG has translation MATAQKGLRKAAMFTLLIGHETATKIFKELTEDEVEAIAQEVTSLQGVPAEVGEQVLNEFHQMWTAADYIARGGPDVARQFLVKAFGPDEARKIVERLVKTSESTFVFSVLNRADPQHLSKFILSENPQTIALILAHLKPAGAAELVGLLPEQMRSEVLRRMANLDDISPDVIGRISSVIEERLRVLGGATHESYGGVRAVAELLNRLDRSMSQSVLGGIEGENADLAVAIRNLMFVFEDLLHVEDQSIREIVSRADKKALTLALKGSSEEIRAKFLKNMSSRAADMIKEEMEVLGAVRLRDVERAQQDIVSIARKLEEEGLLVTGAAGGEAYVV, from the coding sequence ATGGCGACAGCCCAAAAAGGACTTCGAAAAGCGGCGATGTTCACCCTGCTCATCGGCCACGAGACCGCGACCAAGATCTTCAAGGAGTTGACCGAGGACGAGGTCGAGGCGATTGCCCAGGAGGTCACCTCCCTTCAGGGCGTCCCGGCCGAGGTGGGTGAACAGGTCCTCAACGAGTTTCACCAGATGTGGACCGCGGCCGACTACATCGCCCGCGGCGGCCCCGATGTGGCGCGCCAGTTCCTCGTGAAGGCGTTCGGTCCGGACGAGGCCCGGAAGATCGTTGAACGACTCGTGAAGACATCCGAGTCGACCTTCGTGTTCTCCGTGCTCAACCGCGCCGACCCGCAGCACCTGTCGAAGTTCATCCTGTCGGAGAACCCGCAGACCATCGCGCTCATCCTCGCGCACCTCAAACCGGCGGGCGCCGCCGAACTGGTCGGGCTGCTGCCCGAGCAGATGCGGTCCGAAGTCCTGCGCCGCATGGCCAATCTCGATGACATTTCGCCAGATGTCATCGGGCGTATTTCGTCGGTGATCGAGGAACGGCTGCGCGTGCTCGGCGGAGCTACGCACGAATCCTACGGTGGCGTCCGGGCCGTGGCCGAGCTGCTCAACCGGCTCGATCGCAGCATGAGCCAGAGTGTGCTGGGCGGCATCGAAGGCGAGAACGCGGATCTGGCCGTGGCGATCCGCAACCTGATGTTCGTGTTCGAAGACCTGCTCCACGTCGAGGATCAGTCGATTCGCGAGATCGTGTCGCGCGCCGACAAGAAGGCGTTGACGTTGGCGCTCAAGGGATCGTCGGAAGAAATCCGCGCGAAGTTCCTCAAGAACATGTCGAGCCGCGCGGCCGACATGATCAAGGAAGAAATGGAAGTGCTCGGCGCGGTCCGGCTGCGGGACGTCGAACGCGCCCAGCAGGACATCGTCTCAATCGCGCGCAAGCTCGAGGAAGAGGGACTCCTCGTGACCGGCGCGGCGGGCGGAGAAGCGTATGTCGTCTAA
- the fliF gene encoding flagellar basal-body MS-ring/collar protein FliF: MDFENTFKRLAALGGSLSTTQLVSLVAAFVGVVALVVGSANWLSQESYVLLFTDLDAVSATDVVGRLKSMKEPYKIADGGRTVRVPERRIDELRLQFASTGMPSAGRIGFEIFDQVSFGATEFLEQVNYRRALEGEIARTIATLTEVSSARVHIATTKNSLFETRQQPAKASVVLKLRGNKTLGAGTVQGICALVAAAVEGLRPEAVVILDSFGRPLTKSSDEGDLSNSGPSMDRQLSLEKDLTTKVVSLLEPVVGSGRVRVNVAVRLNAQSEEQTEERWDPNTTVVRSKVTSSDQATANAQATGIAGARANLPDPAAKPADPARPPDVRLAGRSSETANYEISRTTRHTTKPNGEIARLSVAVILDDLAVTTTGSDGTVKRTNKPRTKNELLRIQNLVTAAVGIDASRGDLLTVDNVSFTERPDAEDVPVPVGTLEKYSPQINDIGRLGVVLVLGAMAFFMVIRPIVKKALAGPMTPMVPAPALSGQSAASLRTIEDLEGAIEAELDAATAQNAHGLKIPVLSKRIGAMTQKEPEHAARLVRAWLREDRR, from the coding sequence GTGGACTTCGAAAACACCTTCAAACGACTCGCGGCGCTCGGCGGGTCCCTGTCGACCACCCAGCTCGTCAGCCTCGTCGCCGCGTTTGTCGGGGTGGTGGCGCTGGTGGTCGGTTCGGCTAACTGGCTGAGCCAGGAATCCTACGTCCTGCTGTTCACGGATCTGGATGCCGTGTCCGCCACCGACGTGGTGGGCCGCCTGAAGTCGATGAAGGAGCCGTATAAGATCGCGGACGGCGGCCGAACGGTCAGGGTGCCCGAGCGCCGGATCGACGAATTGCGACTCCAGTTTGCGTCGACGGGCATGCCGAGCGCGGGCCGCATCGGCTTCGAGATTTTCGATCAGGTCTCGTTTGGCGCCACCGAGTTCCTTGAGCAGGTCAACTACCGGCGCGCGCTCGAAGGCGAGATTGCCCGGACGATTGCCACGCTGACGGAAGTGTCAAGCGCGCGCGTGCACATCGCCACGACCAAGAACTCGCTCTTCGAGACGCGGCAACAACCCGCGAAAGCGTCGGTCGTCCTGAAGCTGCGCGGGAACAAGACACTCGGCGCGGGCACCGTGCAGGGCATTTGCGCGCTGGTCGCCGCCGCTGTCGAAGGTCTGCGGCCCGAAGCGGTCGTCATCCTCGACAGCTTCGGCCGTCCGCTGACCAAGTCGAGCGACGAAGGCGATCTGTCCAACTCCGGGCCGTCGATGGACCGGCAGTTGTCGCTCGAGAAGGATCTGACCACCAAGGTCGTCAGTCTGCTGGAGCCTGTCGTGGGGTCCGGGCGCGTGCGCGTCAATGTCGCTGTCCGTCTGAACGCCCAAAGCGAGGAGCAGACCGAGGAGCGGTGGGATCCGAACACGACCGTGGTCCGAAGCAAGGTCACCTCGTCTGATCAGGCCACGGCCAACGCGCAGGCCACCGGCATCGCCGGTGCACGCGCCAACCTCCCCGATCCTGCGGCCAAGCCCGCCGATCCGGCCAGGCCTCCCGACGTGCGCCTCGCGGGCCGCAGTTCGGAAACCGCCAACTACGAGATCAGCCGCACCACGCGACACACCACCAAGCCGAACGGCGAGATCGCACGCCTGTCGGTTGCCGTCATCCTGGACGATCTGGCAGTGACAACCACCGGCAGTGACGGCACCGTGAAGCGAACCAACAAGCCGCGGACCAAGAACGAACTACTGAGAATCCAGAACCTCGTCACCGCCGCCGTCGGGATCGATGCCTCGCGCGGGGACCTGCTCACCGTCGACAACGTGTCGTTCACCGAGCGCCCCGATGCCGAAGACGTTCCGGTCCCAGTGGGCACGCTGGAGAAGTACTCGCCGCAGATCAACGATATCGGCCGGCTCGGGGTTGTCCTCGTGCTCGGCGCAATGGCGTTCTTCATGGTCATTCGGCCCATCGTCAAGAAGGCCCTGGCCGGACCGATGACGCCGATGGTTCCGGCCCCGGCACTGTCTGGGCAATCGGCCGCGTCTCTCCGCACGATTGAAGATCTCGAAGGTGCCATCGAAGCGGAACTCGATGCCGCCACGGCGCAGAACGCCCACGGGTTGAAGATTCCCGTGCTGTCAAAACGCATTGGTGCGATGACGCAGAAGGAACCCGAGCACGCGGCGCGGCTCGTTCGGGCGTGGCTCCGTGAAGACAGGCGGTAG
- the fliE gene encoding flagellar hook-basal body complex protein FliE, with amino-acid sequence MAIAPIGTPVTAVTLPSTPRIQGAESPGFSDTLKQLVDKVETSGTEANDAIGRMMDGTGDVHEAMIALQTSDLAFQMAVQVRNKFVQAYQDIMRMPV; translated from the coding sequence ATGGCGATTGCTCCAATTGGCACTCCAGTCACAGCCGTTACGCTACCCTCGACGCCGCGAATCCAGGGCGCTGAGAGTCCGGGGTTCTCGGACACGCTCAAGCAGCTCGTCGACAAGGTCGAAACGTCGGGCACCGAGGCCAATGACGCTATTGGGCGGATGATGGACGGCACGGGCGACGTGCACGAAGCCATGATCGCGTTGCAGACGTCAGACCTGGCTTTCCAGATGGCCGTCCAGGTTCGGAACAAGTTCGTGCAGGCGTACCAGGACATCATGCGGATGCCTGTGTAG